The Musa acuminata AAA Group cultivar baxijiao chromosome BXJ2-2, Cavendish_Baxijiao_AAA, whole genome shotgun sequence genome has a segment encoding these proteins:
- the LOC135604950 gene encoding 3-dehydrosphinganine reductase TSC10A-like, which produces MASLFFLFVLPFVVVLVVLTVIVRPRPVRIPLKGRHVLISGGSSGIGLALARRAAAEGARVSILARDPDRLRDACDAIRLATGVDAAALAADVRDPEAVACALEAAGHIDVLVCNHGVFLPQELDRQSLEEVRFTVEVNLMGTFHLIKAALPAMKQRAKESGLPASIAIMSSQAGQVGIYGYTAYSASKFGLRGLAEALQHEVIADSIHITLIFPPDTETPGLAEERKRRPDVTNMIAASSGGMNADDVAQKALHGLKSAQFVVPCNFEGTMLSIATAGLSPQRSYLMAFVEVLGAGFMRFLGLCFQWNWFNIIDKWYTKKTM; this is translated from the exons ATggcttccctcttcttcctcttcgtccTCCCGTTTGTCGTCGTCCTCGTCGTCCTCACCGTCATCGTCCGTCCCCGCCCCGTGCGGATCCCCCTCAAGGGCCGCCATGTCCTCATATCCGGCGGCTCCAGCGGCATCGGCCTCGCACTCGCCCGCCGCGCCGCCGCGGAGGGCGCCCGCGTCTCCATCCTCGCCCGAGATCCCGACCGCCTCCGGGACGCCTGTGACGCCATCCGCCTTGCTACCGGCGTCGACGCCGCCGCGCTCGCTGCCGACGTTCGCGACCCCGAGGCTGTCGCCTGCGCCCTCGAGGCCGCCGGTCATATCGACGTCCTCGTCTGCAACCATGGCGTCTTCCTGCCGCAGGAGCTGGATCGGCAGAGCCTGGAGGAGGTCCGCTTCACGGTCGAGGTCAACCTCATGGGCACGTTCCACCTCATCAAGGCCGCGCTCCCCGCCATGAAGCAGAGGGCAAAGGAGAGTGGCCTCCCGGCCTCCATCGCCATCATGTCCTCCCAGGCCGGCCAG GTGGGTATTTATGGTTACACGGCATACTCAGCCAGCAAATTTGGGCTTCGAGGCCTCGCAGAGGCATTGCAACACGAGGTTATTGCTGATAGCATCCACATAACCCTCATATTTCCTCCTGATACAGAAACACCAGGGCTTGCTGAAG AACGGAAGAGAAGACCAGATGTTACAAATATGATAGCAGCATCTTCAGGTGGGATGAATGCTGATGATGTCGCCCAGAAAGCTTTACATGGACTCAAATCTGCACAATTTGTTGTTCCTTGCAACTTTGAGGGAACCATGCTATCTATCGCAACAGCTGGTTTGTCTCCTCAGAGATCATATCTCATGGCATTTGTCGAGGTACTCGGTGCTGGTTTTATGCGCTTTCTAGGCCTGTGCTTCCAGTGGAATTGGTTTAACATCATAGATAAGTGGTACACCAAGAAGACCATGTAG
- the LOC103972110 gene encoding pentatricopeptide repeat-containing protein At4g02750-like — protein sequence MLSRVRCVRDRSAFCSLRYLLLDHPCRSLTTASNPQLRRSDDIFRWNSAITSSFNDGKVESAWQFFEQMPRRNLITWNCMLTGLVKNRRIADAQRVFDSMPRKNVVSWTVLLTGYAKCGLIDEARELFDRIPDRNVICWNSMVSGYINNGKIGKAREVFDDMPVRNNVSWSIMITGYLKNRLINEARVLFDQAAGHSTSTCNALLSGYVDLGRLQDAEDLFGQMTQRDVVSWNTMITCYSRAGKMELAQHLFDETPEKDIVSWTALMHGYLRNRNIEAAQRIFNEMPDHDVMTWNTMMGGFIQNGMLEDALRLFADMPNRDVVSWNTILQGYIQQDDMAGAKCWFDKMPQRSETSWNTLISGYRSDEALVLFCNMIREGFKPDQGTFSVVISVCASLVALGWGRMVHLCVIRVGYQHDALVMSSLISLYSRCGLISEAALIFECIIKRDTITWNAMIATYAYHGFAMEAFKLFDEMIRNGFNPDHATFLSLLLACSHKGLVNEGCQYFDSMQKDWNFIPKPEHYSCMVDLLGRSGLVTQAHEFTKIIPVQLQTTAWETLLSSCRYYGNLELGEVAAKRVLDARPPDGGMHALISNMYAAKGMWKSAESVRMLMKDRGLKKQTGCSWIEVKGKMCSFVSNDKSDPFIEKICQELDNLTFIMEGAS from the coding sequence ATGCTCTCTCGAGTTCGGTGTGTCAGAGATAGATCGGCCTTTTGCTCACTTCGGTACCTCCTCCTCGACCATCCATGTCGATCTCTAACCACCGCGTCCAATCCGCAGTTGCGGAGGAGTGACGACATCTTCCGTTGGAACTCGGCCATCACCAGTTCCTTCAACGACGGCAAGGTGGAGAGCGCATGGCAGTTCTTCGAGCAAATGCCGCGCAGGAACCTGATCACCTGGAACTGCATGCTCACCGGCCTCGTCAAGAATCGCAGGATCGCCGACGCGCAGCGGGTGTTCGACTCGATGCCCAGAAAGAACGTCGTTTCCTGGACCGTGCTGCTGACCGGGTATGCCAAGTGCGGGCTGATAGACGAGGCGCGAGAACTGTTCGACAGAATTCCCGATAGGAACGTGATCTGCTGGAATTCGATGGTGTCAGGGTACATCAACAATGGTAAGATTGGGAAGGCGCGAGAGGTGTTTGATGATATGCCGGTGAGGAACAACGTCTCGTGGTCGATCATGATTACTGGCTACCTGAAGAACAGACTCATTAACGAGGCACGGGTTTTGTTCGATCAGGCTGCAGGTCATTCGACTTCCACTTGCAACGCTCTGTTATCTGGGTATGTTGACCTAGGTCGTCTCCAGGATGCAGAGGACTTGTTTGGTCAGATGACCCAAAGGGATGTGGTCTCTTGGAACACAATGATTACTTGTTATTCACGAGCTGGGAAGATGGAGCTTGCTCAGCACCTGTTCGATGAGACGCCTGAAAAGGACATTGTGTCATGGACAGCACTTATGCATGGTTATTTGCGGAACAGAAATATTGAAGCTGCACAGAGAATATTTAATGAGATGCCTGATCATGATGTCATGACATGGAACACGATGATGGGAGGATTCATCCAGAATGGCATGCTGGAGGATGCTCTGAGATTGTTTGCTGACATGCCTAATAGAGACGTAGTGTCCTGGAATACTATCTTGCAGGGTTACATTCAACAGGATGATATGGCTGGTGCAAAATGCTGGTTTGATAAAATGCCACAAAGAAGTGAGACTTCATGGAACACATTGATTTCTGGATACAGAAGTGATGAGGCATTGGTTTTGTTCTGTAATATGATCAGAGAAGGATTTAAGCCGGACCAAGGCACATTCAGTGTGGTAATTTCAGTGTGTGCTTCTCTTGTTGCTCTTGGCTGGGGGAGAATGGTCCACCTGTGTGTGATTCGAGTTGGCTATCAGCATGATGCATTGGTCATGAGTTCATTAATCTCATTGTACTCTAGGTGTGGGTTGATCAGTGAAGCAGCTCTAATATTTGAGTGCATTATAAAGCGGGATACTATCACATGGAATGCCATGATTGCAACATATGCTTACCATGGGTTTGCAATGGAAGCTTTCAAGCTTTTCGATGAAATGATTCGAAATGGGTTTAATCCAGATCATGCAACATTCTTGAGCCTCTTGCTCGCATGTTCTCATAAAGGTTTGGTTAACGAAGGGTGTCAATATTTTGATTCTATGCAGAAGGATTGGAATTTTATTCCCAAACCCGAACATTATTCATGCATGGTTGATCTCCTTGGAAGATCTGGCCTTGTTACTCAAGCTCATGAATTTACCAAAATAATACCAGTACAGCTTCAAACAACTGCTTGGGAAACTTTATTAAGTTCATGTAGATATTATGGGAACTTGGAGCTGGGAGAAGTAGCTGCAAAAAGGGTTTTGGATGCTCGACCTCCTGATGGAGGAATGCATGCTCTTATATCAAATATGTATGCTGCAAAAGGAATGTGGAAGAGTGCCGAAAGTGTTAGAATGTTGATGAAAGACCGAGGTCTAAAGAAACAGACTGGGTGCAGTTGGATTGAGGTGAAGGGGAAAATGTGCTcctttgtatctaatgataaatCAGATCCTTTCATTGAGAAGATATGCCAAGAACTAGACAATCTTACATTCATAATGGAGGGTGCCAGCTGA